GCATTTTTTCATAGAAACTTTGTAAATATTCCTATTTTATATTTACGGACTCGGTTTACAAAAATAAGGTTCTGAAACCATATTTTCCGGCACCACTAAAAGTCGGATCATTACAATGAAAAAGATTGAATTTCAATCTTGCAATAAACTGGGTCATCTGAGTTTTCTCGAAAAGCACAGGAATGTAAAATCATGAATAAACTGTAATGATGTAGGTTGTGGCACGTGAAGGCATATTCTGCCCCTAGTCCAAGATTAAAGCTGATTGAATATGAAATAATACTCTGAAGATATTGTAGCTTGAATGTTGTACTAGTTTTCCTATAAAAGAGATAATCTTATATAACAAGTAAGAGAAGAAACTACCTCTATAAATCCATGTCTTCTCTGAGTATACCCGCTCAAAGTACTATATAAGGACATATAGTCTGGCAAGTTAGATAGCAATAGCTGGTTTAAATTTTCATTGTAGGTGATCCTTTTTGGATGATGTAGATTGCAATAGCTGTCTTAAACTTCCTGTGTGATGTTCCCTTTTTGGATGATACTGCTGAATTGTGGTATGCCAGAGAATTCACTTGAAACCTTGTCAGACAAAGGACATTGCAAGGCTTGaaaatctttctttctttatattgGGGATAAGGCCCCAATTTACCGTTCAAGGTGATGGATCAAATTTACCACTCCTCTTTGGATGGGTGCAATTTTATCAGTGTACTTTTTAATTTGGCAAATTTGGCTGTAATATGTCTTTGCATGCTCAGATTCTAGCCATTTGCTGCATGCTGGGTCTTTATGTGATGATATACTATGGTAAACAAATGTAAAATATGACCTTAATGTTTCAATCAATCACAATGCGGTGTGAACACTTTTGGTTAGCATCTTTCATTGAATGTTTCTCTGGATCTTCATCAAATACCGAAGTGGTTCTAAATAGTCTTCCAGTTtccacttttttattttttttatttgctcCTTTTGCAGAAAAAAGATGGAGGGGCTATGGAATTCACACATAAATTTTTTAGACAAATCATGTGGCGTTCTTCAAAACTACATGTTGCAGATGAGTTGCATCTTCCCCCGCAAGAGGAATCTGTTTCTTGGCTCACTTTCTCACCAATTGAAGAACATTTTTATCAAAGGCAACATGAAACATGTGTGAGTTATGCTAGTGAAGTTCTTGAAAGTTTGAAAGAAGATTTCATGAAAAGAGAAATCCCAGGTTGTTGGTGGTTTTACATTACCTTTGTTTGAGTGAGTTTAGAAGTAATTCACCAGCTTAAAGTCAGAAAACGAGTTCAGATCTTACATCTTCATATATTTTCTAGGTGGTTTTTCATCTGGTGCAACGTTCGATCCGTTTATCACTCATACAGAAGCAGCAAAGCTGCTGAATGCACTCTTGAAGCTTCGCCAAGCCTGTTGTCACCCTCAAGTAGGAAGTTTTGGGCTGCGTTCTCTGCAGCAGGCTCCAATGACTATGGAGGAAATATTAAATGTGAGTTAAAATTGAAACATTTGATGAAACGTGCTGCAAGAGCTCTTATTATCAGTAATTTACTTTAAGAGGAATATTGTTTTTGTAGGTTCTTATTAGCAAGACCAAGACAGAAGGAGAGGAAGCGCTCAGGATGTTAGTTAGTGCTTTAAATGGGCTTGCAGGAATAGCTATAATAGAAGAGAAACTTTCTCAAGCAGTATCATTATATAAGGAAGCACTGGATATAACTAAAGAGCATTCTGAAGACTTTCGCCTGGACCCTCTGTTGagtattcacattcatcacaatCTTGCTCAGATACTACCTGTGGTTACAACCTTCCCAGTGCAACTTCCGGTAGAGACACATCAATTCTCTGGAAACTCTGAGAAAGCTTCCCATGTCCACAACATTGAAATATCTGATCAAAGTTCTGTGAAGTGGCAGAAACTTGAGGACCTTGACGATTCTAAAATTAATGCTGGGAACCTACAAGATATAGCATCTGAACAATCAGAAAAAAGCACAAATAATGACCGAGATTGTAATGGTCAGTGCCATATGTCATCTGGAGCTTTAAACGAACAATCTTTGAGAATAGAATGCCAAAATTTAAAACAGAAGTACTTATCAGCGTTTACTACAAGGTTGTCTGCAGCTCAGCAAGAGTTCAGAAAATCATACATGCAGGTATAATACATGTTGTCCATAGCACGTTGGAATATGATACATGACAAATATCACAAAATGTGTATCAGATGCACAGCCTTACTAGTTATAATGTAGGCATTGTAATTCAATGCTACACGTCAAATTTACCTTACATGCTGTGCTATATTCTACATGTGTTTTCTTTGTTGTTTGGTGTTGGGAATATGAAAAAGTTTTAAGAGCATACAAAATATCTTTCTATTTACAACTGTCTCATATGAAATCATCTGCATGCTAATTTAGTAGCATATCTATAGCAATTCAGCTAATAGGCAAACCATTATGTAGTTTCCTGTCACCCACAATCTTGAAGAGTCAACACTACTTCTGCAACTCTCTTTCCATAAACAGGACTAGTATTATTCATTTTTTTCTGCATCATCCTGCAAACACATTGTTTCCCTTTGTTTTCTGGAAAAGGAAAAATTTCTCTCATGCTGGTGTGTTGCCATCTGTGTTTAGAACCAACTCTTAAGAAATGGTGTTTTCTCTTTAATCATATTACAAGATTTTAGTCAAGCTCAAATTATAGATTCCAGGCAGCACAAAAGTTTGTTTCCAGAAGAGTAAGCCTTacctttctttttcaaaatttgatttcaCATCCTTTACAATCTCAAATAAAGCTACCTCCTGAATCAAGTTAAAATGTGGAATATTCTATTGAATATTTCAAGCCAAAGGTGGTAATTGTCAGTTATAATGACAGCCTTCTTGTTTGTAGTATCCATatgttttctttacaatttgttTGTCTATCTATTGCTTTGCAGGTTTCTAATGCATTGAGTGACCTTAATAATGAATATAGAGGTTGGTGGTTGGAAGCCCTTGATCATGCTGAGAAAGACAAGGATCTCTCTAATGAGTTAATCAGAAAGATTGAAGAGGCTATCTCAGGATCTCTTAAGAGTTGGCGCACATCACGAATGTCTTCCTGGTCAGAGATGATTTAGTTTTTAGACTTTCCTCTCCTGCGTAGTGCTGACAATCCTTATCCATCATTACTTATGctttctacttttttttttttttctatttctgaTGAATAAATAATTTTTCAACTTATCCAAATAATAGCAGGCTAGCCTGCTGTAAAGAATACAACAATCTGCAGTAAAAGCAGTTCCAAGATTACAAcaccaaaacaaaattttaaagcaaTAAAAATCTTAAGTATGTATGTTCTCTTTTAAACCCCTGATATGACGCCATAATTGATTGATTCTGTCCCTGCAATATTCTTTGTACAAATTCAGTTGTTATTTGAATCTGCCTTCATAATTTTCACTTTAAGAATGCACTGATTTATATTTTTGCTAGCAACACATTTCTTACATTTTTGTTTGAGAATTGCTGTCACCTTTTTTTATGTTGTGTCAGTGGCAAAGTATGCGGTTCTCAGTGTTTAAGGGGGAATAAACCAGATACATCAAATGCAATTCTAGTTAAACCAAATGTGGATATTTTCATAGTTTTATAAATCCGGATGAGAAATTTCTGACTGATTATTTTTGTATCTTGAAAGCTATAAACAATAAAGTTGAGCTTGAAGAGAGTTGCATCCATAACTTACAGTAGGTTTGCATAATCTTCCTTTTGAATAGAATCAGATTTTACTTGCAAACTGGGCTGGAGGAATAAACCAGATACATCGAATGTAATTATAGTAAAACCGAATGCAGATATTGCTTTAGAAATCCTGATGAGAAATTTCTGaccaattattattttttattttgaaagctATAAAAGATAAAGTTGAGCTTAAGGAGACTTGCATCCATAACTTACGGTTGATTTGTATAATCTTCTTTTTGAATGGAAACAGATTTGCTACTGCAAGTTGAGGTTTTTATTCATGAGCAGGCTATTTAAACCATTGTTTCCTTTTTGCATGGAAATTAGTATATTATTCCTCATTGAATATATTGTAGttgttatatttttaatattgctATCTTCCAGATAGTGGCCAACTTTTTTTATTGGTTTTCTTACAGGTTTCAGAGTATTACTGCTCTAAAGTATCACATTCAGACCGGTTTAGATCTATTGGAATCCTTTAGGGGAAAATTGCTTGATAGACTTTTAGAAATTGACGAAACAATGGAAAAGCCAAAAGAGGAGGATATTGAGCGTGTGAGATACTGCCGTAATTGCCAGGTTATTGGTGATGGCCCAATTTGTGTTCATTGCGAACTAGAGGATTTATTCCAGGTTTGCCTTCAAACTTGTCTGTTCTTGTTGAGGTTTGACCACACAACTATAAACTGTTTTacattctttacattttttaacaTTGTCAACCAGGATTATGAGGCAAGGCTTTTTCGGGTTAACAAAAATGATGGAGAGATGGTTACATCTGCTGAAGAGGCAATAGTTTTGCAGAAGAAGAAGTCTGCGCTTAATCGCTTTTATTGGAATTTATCACAGCCAACCAAAAATTCAACTTCATCTGATGTTGATAATAAAGAATTGAAGAGAGGTGTTCAAGAAACAATAGTGGTTGGTTACTTTATCTCATAtgaattttgtttttgaaatgtTCCAGGGTTTTACTGGTTCTGGTTTACAGGTTGATTAACTTGAGTCTACATGTAGTTCATACTGCTATATATTATGGTGTTGGGCCCTAGCTCTGGTGGATCTTTATACCTTAATGCTTACTTTGGGCTTAAGATTGTGACAACTGTCTCATTATGATTTAATATGACTTCTTTTTTCCCCTATTTTCATGGTCTCCTTTTGAATTTCTTTCTTATTTGTCTCAACTTGGCCTACTTGTTGGTATTCAATCTTGATATGTTGTTAATCTCATGGCCTAAACTTATTTTTCTAGGATTTATGAAAATACTCTTTTTTTCTCCTGGAGTTAGATAATCTGAATAGCACCTGGCTGTATACTTGTCAATCCTCGGGCATCCATCTCTAAAATCATTATTGTACTCTGATCTAGGTGTATCTATAAGTTTTAATATTGTTTTCTAACATCTTCACATCTGGATGAAACTCGTTTATATGCTGTTGTGAATTCCAAAGTTACTTCCATCATATAATTTGTACTCTGTGGCTCATAATTGATAGGTTTCAAAATCTCCGTCTCAATTGGAAGTAGCTCTTGGAGTTATAAAGAGCTATTGCAAGGCTCATTTAAGAAAAGAGGGTATGTTGGCAGCTACAAAGCAGCTACAATTTCTGGAGAGCATGAGGAAGGAGTATCGACATGCAAGGCTCTTAGCAATTGCTCAAGCACAAGTTTTGAATGCACATGACGAAATCAAGATGGCAACGACTCGATTGCACATAAGAGAGTTTGAAAATGACAAATCTATTGATGCTTTAAGTCCGAATGAATTGGCTTCAGCTAGTGTGCAAAACACTAGTGACAAGTTCATGTCCTTGGCTTCATTATCAAGCATCAAAGGGAAACTTCGTTATCTAAAGGTACTGCAAGCTGGAAATTCTTTACGATCAAGTTTAATTTTCCTCACTCTAATTTTCCTCACTCCCCCTATACACCAGAGTGAGCTTTTTTGCAATATTATGGTTGACATGTTTTAGCTCTGGCCGGATGATCTATTGCTTCATTAGTTTCTTTTTGTTATGGTTCTTCATTTGCTTTTGGCCTGAAGGAAATTGCATTCCTCATATTTGTTTTCAGCCAAATTTTTCCTTAGCCTgccttaatatataaataatagaacTCCTTTTGCTGCTATAATAATTCATATGAATTGTTTTCAGGGATTAGTACTATCAAAAAATACGATGCAAATGGAGAGTTCTAATAATTCCACTTTAACTCAAGATACGACTACCTTGTCAACCTCTATAGAGCAGAAAAGTACATGTCTATTTAAAGCTGAGGAGGAAGCTTGCCCTATTTGTCAAGAAAAGCTAAGCACTCAGAAGATGGTATTTCAATGTGGACATGTTACTTGCTGTAAATGTAAGTTCTACATCAGCCAATTCCCCCTCCTGATTTCTTAACTGCTATAAATACCATCACTAGCATTTAACTGAAACAGTTTGGTCAAAGAAATTCTGTGGTGTTCAGTCACTGCGAGTAACTTCCCCTTTCAGCATATGTGAACTGTTGGACTAGAAACCTATCTCTCAGCATATGTGGCGGCTTGCAATTTTAGGGGACTGAATAACTTAGTGTAACCCTCCCAAAAACATCACACCCTTAAAGTTAATATCATGTTTCTTTTATGATATAGTATCTATGTTTGTAGATGATatcgaaaacagagaaaagataATATACGAAAATGGAATGGAGAAAAAATTCCTTGTATTTCATCTCTTGAGTTAGTGTGTTTATATACAAGTCTATATAGTCTAAATAAGGAAAGAAGAATAAATTAGAACTCTAAAATCAATTCTAAGAATCCGTAACAGTAGACTTGGCACACTTGTCAATATCCATTCCTTCCTGTGAAATCAATTAACGTGACAAACGGCGACCCATAATTGTCAACACTCATTCCTTCTTTGCTTTATTTTGCTGTTTGTCACCATTTACAGTGACCTGTCATGTTTCCATTATTTTACCTGTTGATTTATCATATGGATTATTTTGTTTGCTGTGAACTTTTCATTTGACTCATCCATACTTCATGCCTCACTTTTTTGTAGGCTTATTTTCTATGACTGAACAAGGATTACGCCATGGGAATAAATCTCAAAATAAATGGGTAATGTGCCCAACATGTAGGCAGCACACAGATGTTGGAAATATTGCTTTAGCTGATGATAGGCAAACTTCACCAAACTCTGCTATGCTTCACGCATTTCAAGGTGGTGATAGTTGTGAAGAATTTTGTACTGTTCAAGGTTCCTATGGAACAAAGGTGCTCTTTTGCATGTTCTTGTCCTTTTTTTAATTCTAAATTTCAGTTCTTTTTTCATGGTTGAATAAATTGTGAGgaataattatatttgatttgccctgctagtttttttttttttttttttaatctacaCCTTGCTCAAGCAAGTGCTTTTTAGTGCATAGCACTTCAATTGATGCAAATGTCTCCATAGCTGACTCAATATAATTCCATAAAACACATTTTATGCTGTATGTAAGCTATTTATCTATTTATCTTTTTTTATCTGTTAAGCATTCACATGCAAGTGTGTGGTTTCCAATTCTTTTAATATGTTACATTTTCAGTTATCTGACCATCTTGGTTGTTGTATCGTCTGTAATATCATAATTGTGTACATTCAATGCCATCCTTCTCACTTGTTTttcttcatttcaattttatctgTGCAACTTGTATGGGATAACTTTCGTGGGACACATCAGACAGCACTTCCAGAATCCTCATGCATTAGTCATACCGGTCAATTAACCTTGGCCAGTGGATAGTCTGCTTGTCCTTTTTGGCTGCCATCTTGTTTCTATGTCTTTATGTGTGTCTTTGTTAGACAGCTGTTTGAATGAATCCTGCTTATGCAGAACTTGGACTTTTAGTTCTCTTATATGATTCGTCTAGGAAGTCATTACCTAATTGTTCCACTTTTACCATCCAATCACCTCTTTAAATTGATAATACTGAAAATTATCAGGGTAAAAGAGAAATCTACAAGCTATTTACATCTAGATGACTATTATGCTAAACATCTTGTTGACGATTGTGCAGATCGAAGCTGTTACAAGAAGGATCTTGGGGATTAAGTCTGCTGACCCAAAAGCTAAAGTTCTGGTTTTCTCAAGCTGGAATGATGTTCTTGATGTGTTAGAACATGCATTCACTGCTAATGACATTACCTACATCCGAATGAAAGGAGGAAGGTAAAGAATCTGTTTATCAGCTCCATATATTTTGTTTATTGTATACCTGGAGAGTTCTGCAATTGCCACGAAAGAAGTGGCACCCTGGTATAAGAGTTTATTATTGCTATGCATTTCATACATAACTCTTTAAGTTTCATAAAACATAAGATAAACAAGACTGATGGATCTGGACACCTCATACTAGAGATAAAAGAATAGGGGAGGAGATCAAGCAACCTGAGCAGAAGTTTTAGTATCTTCTATCTAATTCATATTTATGTAACACCTGGCTTGTTTTGATGGAAGTAAAAAGCTTGGCTGATTGGACATGCCTATTTATATCCGTTAATTTCTACTTCCTCTGtgcttcaattttctttttacTCAGCCATAATAGAATTTTTTAAAACCCTAAAGGGTAGAACTAACCAAAAGATCAGTAGAAACACTGCAAACAAACATGCCTAACAAACCATAGAACACCTCTTTGCAACATGCACACCAGAAAAATGATAAAACACCTGTCCAAAGGGCATACTCCTAAACAAGAAAGAATATGCTTTAATTTCTTGATTAGTTGTGTATGTTAATACCTTTGTCATTATCTGAAATTATATATTATCAGATTGATTGAGTTATTAAGATTTGCAATCACAGGAAATCACATGTTGCCATCAGTGAATTTAGGGGCCAACAAGTTGGTGGAAGAGGACACAAGATGCAGAAGTCAGAACCCAAATTTATTCAGGTGTTATTGCTCTTGGTCCAACATGGAGCGAATGGTCTAAATCTGTTAGAGGCACAGCATGTTATTCTTGTCGAACCACTACTAAATCCTGCAGTAGAAGCACAAGCAATCAGCAGGGTACATCGAATCGGGCAGGATAAGAGGACACTTTTTCATCGTTTTATAGTATGTGCATTTTCCTATCtacttgatattatatgattggAATCTGTGCATGTTGCTATGTTTGTGGGTATTTTGTGGTTTTTAAGTATATGATCATGACTCCATGATGCAACTACCTTTGAAGGTCACATATAGAAACACTCAACTTCCCATTTAGATTTCTGGCTGCATCTCTCCACCCAACAATTGACTTGTGAAATTTATATGGTAATATGTAGAAATCAGAGTATTTTTTACTAAATAGAACATAAATCAGAGTTTTTATATACAACCTATGACACTACTTTAggaaactctaagttaggaaagatactaaataggagatatgatcccttaaaataagggattttaataaaaaaatatccacaaaatattcctaaaatatttACGAATATTCCTACACTCCCCTCAAGTGGAGAATATACATTGTATAATCCCGGCTTGAATAGGAATTTATTGAACATGTGTTTTGGCAAAGCCTTGGTAAGAATGTCGCAATCTGTCATACGAAGGAATGTAAGAAAGAGTGGCTGTCTTTTTGTTGACTTGATCAGCAATAAAATGCCTATCAATTTCAACATGCTTTGTTCGGTCATGTTGAACTAGGTTCTTGGCAATCTGAATGGCGATTGATTATCACACAAAACTTCAAAGTGATCCTCTGATTTGTGCCAAGTTCTTTTAGTAATTTAAGTAGCCAAATTCCTTCAGATATCCCCAAAGCTAGTGCTCTAAATTCAGCTTCAAGACTACTTCTTGAAACAACAGATTGTTTCTTACTTCTCCAAGTTGTAAGGTTACCCCAAACAAAAGTGCAGTACCCACTAGTGGATCTTCTTTCGGTGAGATCTCCAGCCCAACTAGAGTCTGTAAAAATCTTAACAGATTCATCTTGTGTCTTCTTAAACATTAAGTTGTGTCTGGAGTTTTCTTCAAGTACTTGAGAATTCTATTTGTCACGCCATATGCTCTTCAAGAGGATTAGTCATGTgttgacttatcacatttacTGGGAAAAGCTATATTTGGCCTTGTCAAGGATAAGTAGATTAGTTTCCCAACTAACCTTTGAAATTTCTCTCTGTCTACTAAGGACTCATCTTCTTTATTGAATCTCAAGTTTGCCTCCATTGGTGTATCAAAACTTACGACCAAGAAAACCAGTTCTTTGAGTAAATCAAGTACATACTTTCTCGGTTGATCACAAGTCCTTCTTTTGATCTTGCCACCTCCATTCCTAGGAAATACCTTAGCTTTCCCAAGTCCTTGGTTTCGAATTCCCTGTTTAACAACTTCTTCAAATTGCTAATCTTTTCCTCATCATCTCCAGTAAGAATGATGTCATCCACATACACAATTAGGATAGCTTTCTTATTTGTAGAAGTTACCTTGATGAAAAGCGTATGATCGGCAAGGGACTGCTTGTAGCCATTTTGAAGAATGACTTTAGTGAACCTCTCGAACCAAGCTCTAGGTGATTGTTTTAACCAGTATAGAGACTTGTTGAGCTTGCAAACCTTGTTGTTACCTTCAATAGACTTTGAGCCAGGTGGCAATTGCATATAGACTTCTTCCTCAAGCTTGCCATTAAGAAATGCGTTTTTTACATCAAGTTGGTGTAATTTCCAATCGCAATTTACAGCCAAACTTagagtactcgaatagtgttaaGCTTTGCCACAGTGCAAAAGTTTCGTGAAGTCTATCCCATATGT
The Gossypium arboreum isolate Shixiya-1 chromosome 10, ASM2569848v2, whole genome shotgun sequence genome window above contains:
- the LOC108489128 gene encoding uncharacterized protein LOC108489128 isoform X2 produces the protein MGLGKTVELLACIFAHQKPDSEGAVFKDTAIKVTTDRKVSLKRLKRERVECTCGAVSENRKYKGLWVQCDMCDAWQHSECVGYSPRGKARKVSENADEQGLQKLKRRKETANIVVREGEHICKPCLELLQATNSPIATGATLIVCPAPILSQWHTEIIRHTRPGSLKICIYEGVRTPSLSNASRVDINELVSADIVLTTYDVLKEDLSHDSDRHEGDRRFLRFQKRYPVIPTLLTRIFWWRVCLDEAQMVESNTAAATEMAMRLYAKHRWCITGTPVQRKLDDLYGLLRFLKLSPFNVSRWWVEVIRDPYEKKDGGAMEFTHKFFRQIMWRSSKLHVADELHLPPQEESVSWLTFSPIEEHFYQRQHETCVSYASEVLESLKEDFMKREIPGGFSSGATFDPFITHTEAAKLLNALLKLRQACCHPQVGSFGLRSLQQAPMTMEEILNVLISKTKTEGEEALRMLVSALNGLAGIAIIEEKLSQAVSLYKEALDITKEHSEDFRLDPLLSIHIHHNLAQILPVVTTFPVQLPVETHQFSGNSEKASHVHNIEISDQSSVKWQKLEDLDDSKINAGNLQDIASEQSEKSTNNDRDCNGQCHMSSGALNEQSLRIECQNLKQKYLSAFTTRLSAAQQEFRKSYMQVSNALSDLNNEYRGWWLEALDHAEKDKDLSNELIRKIEEAISGSLKSWRTSRMSSWFQSITALKYHIQTGLDLLESFRGKLLDRLLEIDETMEKPKEEDIERVRYCRNCQVIGDGPICVHCELEDLFQDYEARLFRVNKNDGEMVTSAEEAIVLQKKKSALNRFYWNLSQPTKNSTSSDVDNKELKRGVQETIVVSKSPSQLEVALGVIKSYCKAHLRKEGMLAATKQLQFLESMRKEYRHARLLAIAQAQVLNAHDEIKMATTRLHIREFENDKSIDALSPNELASASVQNTSDKFMSLASLSSIKGKLRYLKGLVLSKNTMQMESSNNSTLTQDTTTLSTSIEQKSTCLFKAEEEACPICQEKLSTQKMVFQCGHVTCCKCLFSMTEQGLRHGNKSQNKWVMCPTCRQHTDVGNIALADDRQTSPNSAMLHAFQGGDSCEEFCTVQGSYGTKIEAVTRRILGIKSADPKAKVLVFSSWNDVLDVLEHAFTANDITYIRMKGGRKSHVAISEFRGQQVGGRGHKMQKSEPKFIQVLLLLVQHGANGLNLLEAQHVILVEPLLNPAVEAQAISRVHRIGQDKRTLFHRFIVKNTVEESIYKLNRSRNSSGFVGNTKNQDQPVLTLKDVESLFATAPSRAQKTDEDKTESENLRYLPPSMAAAIAAERRLKENLTA
- the LOC108489128 gene encoding uncharacterized protein LOC108489128 isoform X1 — protein: MGRKKQANPRRSGALIIDSTGNVEPKQDAKGKRELVDIDKPFFVEVDRGSWLSDEHLDLSEVVLIDLNLREGYAGYRISEEFYGDSKYSLRFRVCNVSEFISRIKLGHWPVLSSSDVSLEFIEKSMSDGVETESLILSGSFDGPDEGVSALVHLASLKFLTLRPVLEVTVLESLSSFRVRVEILKSVFDDCESLLEKTRQLWKKSMVNVMAWLRPEVMASEAKYGVCESVNMEVDLYPVTEDETSRPGKRARFDVAEFYEAIKPSKENSMLKDDIPDLLPVLRPYQRRAAYWMIQREKGDSRSMEEWERSMLSSPLCIPVHFLDTSSKMFFNPFGGNVSLHLEPMSPYVYGGILADEMGLGKTVELLACIFAHQKPDSEGAVFKDTAIKVTTDRKVSLKRLKRERVECTCGAVSENRKYKGLWVQCDMCDAWQHSECVGYSPRGKARKVSENADEQGLQKLKRRKETANIVVREGEHICKPCLELLQATNSPIATGATLIVCPAPILSQWHTEIIRHTRPGSLKICIYEGVRTPSLSNASRVDINELVSADIVLTTYDVLKEDLSHDSDRHEGDRRFLRFQKRYPVIPTLLTRIFWWRVCLDEAQMVESNTAAATEMAMRLYAKHRWCITGTPVQRKLDDLYGLLRFLKLSPFNVSRWWVEVIRDPYEKKDGGAMEFTHKFFRQIMWRSSKLHVADELHLPPQEESVSWLTFSPIEEHFYQRQHETCVSYASEVLESLKEDFMKREIPGGFSSGATFDPFITHTEAAKLLNALLKLRQACCHPQVGSFGLRSLQQAPMTMEEILNVLISKTKTEGEEALRMLVSALNGLAGIAIIEEKLSQAVSLYKEALDITKEHSEDFRLDPLLSIHIHHNLAQILPVVTTFPVQLPVETHQFSGNSEKASHVHNIEISDQSSVKWQKLEDLDDSKINAGNLQDIASEQSEKSTNNDRDCNGQCHMSSGALNEQSLRIECQNLKQKYLSAFTTRLSAAQQEFRKSYMQVSNALSDLNNEYRGWWLEALDHAEKDKDLSNELIRKIEEAISGSLKSWRTSRMSSWFQSITALKYHIQTGLDLLESFRGKLLDRLLEIDETMEKPKEEDIERVRYCRNCQVIGDGPICVHCELEDLFQDYEARLFRVNKNDGEMVTSAEEAIVLQKKKSALNRFYWNLSQPTKNSTSSDVDNKELKRGVQETIVVSKSPSQLEVALGVIKSYCKAHLRKEGMLAATKQLQFLESMRKEYRHARLLAIAQAQVLNAHDEIKMATTRLHIREFENDKSIDALSPNELASASVQNTSDKFMSLASLSSIKGKLRYLKGLVLSKNTMQMESSNNSTLTQDTTTLSTSIEQKSTCLFKAEEEACPICQEKLSTQKMVFQCGHVTCCKCLFSMTEQGLRHGNKSQNKWVMCPTCRQHTDVGNIALADDRQTSPNSAMLHAFQGGDSCEEFCTVQGSYGTKIEAVTRRILGIKSADPKAKVLVFSSWNDVLDVLEHAFTANDITYIRMKGGRKSHVAISEFRGQQVGGRGHKMQKSEPKFIQVLLLLVQHGANGLNLLEAQHVILVEPLLNPAVEAQAISRVHRIGQDKRTLFHRFIVKNTVEESIYKLNRSRNSSGFVGNTKNQDQPVLTLKDVESLFATAPSRAQKTDEDKTESENLRYLPPSMAAAIAAERRLKENLTA